CGCCGTTACTTTTCTCCCATTACCCGTTTAGCCAATGCACTAGAACAGATTGATTGGGAACATCAGCTAAAACAACCCTCACCCTTTCAAGATATCAATACCGATGGCAATCTCGAAGCGGCTTACCTGAAACAGGCCTTGGAGCAATATCACGCCGTATTAATCGATTTTATTCGGCGTGAGCGGGAGTTTAGTGGCGATGTCAGTCATGAACTACGCACACCATTAACTATTTTACGTGGCAATGTTCAGCTCTGTCAGGCGCGTTATGGCCATGACCGTGCTTTAACGCGTTTGAGCAATACCATTGAAGACATGGAGTTGCTGGTGGATACCTTACTGGCGATTGCACGTAACACCACCAACACACTGACAGCCGAACACAGCAAAGTTTCGACCATCATTCAAGAACTGGTACAAGACCTGGCGCCTGTCGGACGCTCTAAAGGCATTGAGATTTTCTATACACTGGAGGAACCGGAACAGACAAGGTTACTCTATCCGTCCATGAGCAAAATGGTGTTTAGTAATATCTTGCGTAACGCATTAAATTACTCACAGGGTGCGACTGTTCAGATTTTACAGAGAAAAAACCAGATTCTGATTGCGGATGATGGGATTGGGATTGATCTGCCAGATGACAGTAAAGTCACAGAACTATCAGAAAGTCAGTCCCTGCTGAAGCCCAAAGGCCATGGTATTGGTCTGCAGTTGGTGCAGAAACTATGTAAACAGCTGGGATGGCGTGTGGAGCTGTTTGACCGAGAATATTATTTGAATATTCATCCCGAGCTGCAGTTAGCAGCTACATCTGGGCTGATTGTGGTGGTTTATCTGGCTCAGGACTGATCCTGATCCAGACATAAACGGAAACCAACACTGGATACAGTGTGAATCAATTTCTGCTCAAAGGGTTTGTCCAGCAGTTTTCTCAGATTATAGATATGGCTTCGCAACGCGTCGCTTTCCGGTTCCTCATCCCCCCAGAGCTCGGCCATAATTTCCTGTTTGCTGATCACTTGTGGGGAGTTGCGCATCAGAATTTTGAGTAATTTAAACTGGATTGGAGGCAATTCAATCTGTTTTCCTGCTCGGGTCACGTTTTGCAGGCGTTGATCCAGAATCAGGTCGTGAACCTGTAATTTGCTATTGGACACTTCTCCGAGGGCACGTTTAATCAAGGCTCGTATACGGACGACCAGTTCATTAAAATCGAAAGGTTTAACCAGATAATCATCGGTTCCGGCTGCAAAACCTCGCAGTTTATCATCCAGCGTATCGCGTGCGGTAAGCATGAGAACCGGCAATGATAAACCATGTTCATTGCGTAACCAGTGGCACAGGTCATAGCCGGAGCCATCCGGTAAATTGATATCCAATAACAACAGGTGATAGTGCTGCTGCTTGAGCAGGTTTTTTGCCGATTCTAGATTGCGCGCATGATCAACGACATAACCATGGGCTTCCAGGAACTCGCAAACGGTCGATGCCAGTTCATAATGGTCTTCAACCATTAAAATAAAATGATGGGTCATGGCTCACATCACGCTACGGTCAGTTCAGAAGTTGTTGTTTCAATTTAACATTAAACGGTTTGGAACCGAACCAGATTAAAAAATATTGATTGGCCTGTGCACTTTGTAGTGAACCCAGAATTTGCCGGTTGAGTGCAAGGGTTATGCGCTGTTGATCCTGCTGATAGGACAGGCTGTATAAATCGCCGGGTTTAACCGCTTTGTACCACTGCGTGATCCGGTGCAGCTCGGACTTTTCGGAAAAATTTTGCAGGTTGCGCTGTAAAAAATGCGTGGCTGCACGCTTAAAAGCCCAATCCGGTATGCTGTGGCTGTAGGCAAAATCGACCCGAATGGATTGGCGGTTCCACAGCTGTTGGCAATCTTCAGCAAAATAGCTGGCTCGACCAATCGTTTTTGTGCCGAGCTGTAAAGGGGCTGAACTACACTGTTGCAATCCGGCTGCATAAGCAGCAGATTGAACAGTGAATGCAGCCAGCCCCAATATGATTAGTGAGACTTTTTGAATGGTAGCAGCCATGAATAAACGCCTCCGACATATGGTAATGAACGGTATAAGCCATTGGTTGGGTCCCAGTAGTCTTGCTGGAAAATAATCTGTTGAGCCGGATTCACCTTGATTTCACTCATGCCATAGGACTGCATGGTTTTGTTTTTACCGAAGATTTTAAAGTCATAGGCCATATACCAGTGCACATAGGCAGAATCCTGATGATAAGTGGCACTGACCAGCTGCACATTGACATTGCTGACCCGCTGGTTCATCCCTTTAAAGTGCTGCATCAGGGCTGTTTTATGATTAAATTGTGATAGGGTGTCATTAATAAACAGCCGGTCTGCGTACAGTTGATCCACATTTTTTATGAAGGATGGGGTACCTAGGGTATTAAAAGTCGCAACAAAGTTTGTTCCGATTTGGGTGGCTTGCGTCTGATCAAGCGTAACACCCTGAATATTCTGTTTGGCTATACGATAATCTGAAGTTGAACTCGGCACGCTTTTACAGCCGATGAGTGATAGCACTGCCAACATTGGAATACTTAGTTTTTGCAAGGTCTTCATTTTTCACCTCCCTCAAGCATAATTTCATGAAAAGAAATTACGCAATTGGCTGTGAATGGAGTGTGAATGGGGCGGGAGTGAAGCGCTAGAAATGCGACTAAAGGATTAGTTGTCGATTATAGAAAAAACTTAAAAAGGGAAAGCTGTTCAAGCTGCATGGAAAAATCGACAGGATCAAGCTGATTAGTTTTTCGGGGAAGGAAAGCTTAAAAAAATGGTATGAGCTAACCTAACACTGATTTTTCTTAATGCTTGTATTAATTTATAAAACTGCAGATAAAAAAATACCCGCATAACGCGGGTATTTTCCAAACCAGTCAAAAAATATATGAGGGTAATGACCAGTTTTGTCCACTAGGAGCAGATTGTTGTTCTTATTAGTCAAGAACAATACTAGGACGGCAATTCACTTCGACTAAAGTATACAAAAACTGTCGGGATTGCAAGTGCTCTCTCGAATCACAAGCAAGAAAAATTGTAAAAATGCAACTGTGTCACCCGACATATAACGAGGAAAGATCGAAAATTTCTCTTATCTATTTGAAAATAAATCTCTTCATATTTCTTGCTGATCTTAAGTGAGCTTTTCTTCGGTAGATGTTTACATATTTAGGTAATTTTCAACTGTGCATTCATCGTAAAATGTTTGAAATATTGTGATATAAGTCATATTATTTTAATCAAGCAGGTAGTGGAGCACTGTTAAATGTTTCCGCTGACCGTTTTTAGTGTAGGGAGAGAAATCATGGAAAATACGGTTGTTGAACTCATCGCACCAGTACACTTAGAAAAACAAGGGTGTGCACCTATTGATTTTAATCCGGGCACACTATTTCGCGTAATTTTGGAATATAGAGAGAGCTTCTTGGTTAAAGCGGATAGTGGTTTCACTTTTATTCTACATACGCATCAAGAGAATAAAGTTTGGAAAAAATTTGCTTGCTAATGCACTGCATCTAAGTTGATTTTTATCGATACAAGGACCTTTAATTGGTCCTTTTTTATTGGTTTTACTGTAAATAGCCTAAGTATTTTAATGCCCATCTTTTGATTATTCAAATACGCCACATATAACTATGCTAATTTTAGCTTTATCACCAACCACTGTGCTTCATTATGGAATGGATCATCACTAAATATTTAATTACGGCGACTTTGGTGGTCGTGATTAGCGAAATTGCCAAACGCAGTGACAAGTTGGGTGGGCTGATTGCCGCATTGCCATTGGTGACACTTTTAACCCTGTTTTGGCTGTATTTTGAACGTCAACCAACCGAGAAAATCGCCAGTCATGCCTACTATACGTTTTGGTATGTACTGCCAACCCTGCCGATGTTTTTTGTGTTTCCGATGTTGTTAGAAAAATTTGGCTTTTGGGGAGCGATTGGGTTGAGTGTTGTCATCACCCTTCTCTGTTTTATCGGTTTGGCGTATGCGATTAAACCCTTCGGGATCGAATTGCTGCCTTAATGATTGATCTGTCTGGCCTTATAAGTCACAGGATTTTGCAGCAGAGTGCATTCAACTCGCTGAATAATCGTTATCATATCGGCAAGTGTAAGACAAAGTAGGACACATGTCATGAAGGATTTTAAGGCTGAAACATATATCGTGGATGATAATCTAGCAGATACGTTAACCTGGCTTTGCCATCATCAAGACAGTTTTGACTCCTTTCATTTTGATGTGCTGACTCAGGAACTTTCCGTCACTCATGCGGCGGGGACGGATGTGATCCGTCAGGGGAATTTTCTCAATGCCCGTTATGGGATTTTGATTACGGCTTCTTAAATAAAAATAGTCCTAAATAAAAAAGCCCGTTTATCACGGGCTTTTTTAAGGACAGGCCGATTATGCAGACATCGCATCTGTTGAAAGTGCAGCTACCGTCGGTTTAGCTTTTTCAGCGGTTAAACCCAGTTTGTTGAACAATTCACGGTCTTTGCCTTCACCCGCATTTGGTGTGGTCAATAATTTTTCACCCGAGAAGAGTGAGTTAGCACCGGCCATAAAAGCAAGCGCTTGATCAGAATCACTTAAAGATTCACGGCCTGCAGACAAACGGATATAGCTCTTCGGCATGATAATACGTGCCACGGCAATGGTACGGATCCATTCAATCACATCAAGTTTTTCGACATCTTGCATTGGCGTGCCTTCGATCGGAACCAGCATGTTGATTGGCACAGATTCCGGATGAATTGGCAGGGTCGCAAGCTCCAGCAGTAAACCAATACGGTCATCGCTGCTTTCACCCAGACCGACAATACCACCACTACAAACTTTTAGACCAGCTTGACGCACATGATCCAAAGTGTTCAAACGATCATCAAAGGTACGGGTACTGATAATATTTGAATAGTATTCGCGAGAGGTGTCCAGGTTATGGTTGTAGTAATCCAAACCCGCTTCTTTCAAGCGTTCAGCTTGTGACTGGTTCAGCATACCCAATGTCATGCAGGTTTCCATACCTAATGCCTTGACTTCGCGCACCATTTCCAAGACATAAGGCATATCGCGCTCATGCGGGTTACGCCATGCAGCCCCCATACAGAAGCGTGAAGAACCTGATTCTTTGGCTTCTTTGGCCTCTTCAATGACTTTTTCGACAGCAATACGTTTTTCAGCTTCTAATTTAGAATCGTAATGAGCCGATTGTGAGCAGTACTTGCAATCTTCAGGACATTTACCGGTCTTGATAGAAAGCAGTGTGCTGACCTGAATGGTATTCGCAGCAAAATGTTCGCGGTGGACACGTTGTGCTTCAAATACAAGATCTAAAAAAGGTTTTTCGTAGAGTGCTTGGATTTCTTCTCGTGTCCAATCATTTCTGAGCTGCATGATGAGTCCATTATTCCTTAAAAACTCCCCTGATATTAACCTTTTTCAGCAAAAACAGTAGGGCAAAATATTTCATAATTGTCGGTAAATGATAATTTATTCCGATGAGAGCCAAACCCTGTATAGAAATTAGGAATTGCTCAGTTAATCACAAAATTTTCTTACTGATACACTTAAACGTCTTTTTTTACTTTTCTTATGTGACTAAAAAAGAGAAAAATTTGTTAATAAAATGACAATTCTCCAATTTAACTGGTCATTTGGTTAAAGCTGAGGCATTGGGTTCATGATTTTTTCAAGATTGC
This portion of the Acinetobacter sp. GSS19 genome encodes:
- a CDS encoding sensor histidine kinase; its protein translation is MKIAALQTAKVSRPLSKMFNRYYWLQIGLIALSIIIGLSCSAWVIKGSLLKTALEQEMQHYWMRVERDPQAPLPDTKNLYGYRWIEQRPTRLQSLTLEEGVHRIYIDGKERMTVYGERYGQHVLLVFGESNVNKLIWLFGLAPLMFSLIVLYSFLWWSNRRARRYFSPITRLANALEQIDWEHQLKQPSPFQDINTDGNLEAAYLKQALEQYHAVLIDFIRREREFSGDVSHELRTPLTILRGNVQLCQARYGHDRALTRLSNTIEDMELLVDTLLAIARNTTNTLTAEHSKVSTIIQELVQDLAPVGRSKGIEIFYTLEEPEQTRLLYPSMSKMVFSNILRNALNYSQGATVQILQRKNQILIADDGIGIDLPDDSKVTELSESQSLLKPKGHGIGLQLVQKLCKQLGWRVELFDREYYLNIHPELQLAATSGLIVVVYLAQD
- a CDS encoding response regulator transcription factor translates to MTHHFILMVEDHYELASTVCEFLEAHGYVVDHARNLESAKNLLKQQHYHLLLLDINLPDGSGYDLCHWLRNEHGLSLPVLMLTARDTLDDKLRGFAAGTDDYLVKPFDFNELVVRIRALIKRALGEVSNSKLQVHDLILDQRLQNVTRAGKQIELPPIQFKLLKILMRNSPQVISKQEIMAELWGDEEPESDALRSHIYNLRKLLDKPFEQKLIHTVSSVGFRLCLDQDQS
- a CDS encoding chalcone isomerase family protein — encoded protein: MAATIQKVSLIILGLAAFTVQSAAYAAGLQQCSSAPLQLGTKTIGRASYFAEDCQQLWNRQSIRVDFAYSHSIPDWAFKRAATHFLQRNLQNFSEKSELHRITQWYKAVKPGDLYSLSYQQDQQRITLALNRQILGSLQSAQANQYFLIWFGSKPFNVKLKQQLLN
- a CDS encoding nuclear transport factor 2 family protein, yielding MKTLQKLSIPMLAVLSLIGCKSVPSSTSDYRIAKQNIQGVTLDQTQATQIGTNFVATFNTLGTPSFIKNVDQLYADRLFINDTLSQFNHKTALMQHFKGMNQRVSNVNVQLVSATYHQDSAYVHWYMAYDFKIFGKNKTMQSYGMSEIKVNPAQQIIFQQDYWDPTNGLYRSLPYVGGVYSWLLPFKKSH
- a CDS encoding DUF3147 family protein, which codes for MEWIITKYLITATLVVVISEIAKRSDKLGGLIAALPLVTLLTLFWLYFERQPTEKIASHAYYTFWYVLPTLPMFFVFPMLLEKFGFWGAIGLSVVITLLCFIGLAYAIKPFGIELLP
- the bioB gene encoding biotin synthase BioB — translated: MQLRNDWTREEIQALYEKPFLDLVFEAQRVHREHFAANTIQVSTLLSIKTGKCPEDCKYCSQSAHYDSKLEAEKRIAVEKVIEEAKEAKESGSSRFCMGAAWRNPHERDMPYVLEMVREVKALGMETCMTLGMLNQSQAERLKEAGLDYYNHNLDTSREYYSNIISTRTFDDRLNTLDHVRQAGLKVCSGGIVGLGESSDDRIGLLLELATLPIHPESVPINMLVPIEGTPMQDVEKLDVIEWIRTIAVARIIMPKSYIRLSAGRESLSDSDQALAFMAGANSLFSGEKLLTTPNAGEGKDRELFNKLGLTAEKAKPTVAALSTDAMSA